A portion of the Prosthecobacter fusiformis genome contains these proteins:
- the tgt gene encoding tRNA guanosine(34) transglycosylase Tgt, translated as MSPSRLDFQLEAQATGSRARAATFRTLHSTVRTPLFMPVGTQATVKAQLPETLHESGSQILLANTYHLLLRPGPEVFKRMGGIHQFMQWPGSVLTDSGGYQIFSLPHSRSMTEAGAVFQSYVDGQRILLSPELSIQTQMAIGSDIMMVLDQCIPSTADEAAARAALQVTQRWAVRSLAAREDSPQSMFAIVQGALYPHLRRESAEGLMQLPFDGFAIGGLAVGEEKAEREDTCEMTACLLPQDRPRYLMGVGTPLDVLEAVHRGVDMFDCIIPTQVAKRGSLFTSRGIVQLRRSVYKFSEERLDPDCTCPVCAKYTRAYLHHLTKTQEPLGWQLMGQHNIHFYHQLMREIRQSILEDRFLKLYHEKRQILQVEDVDHPITTVKPPVISPDHAQRMGDYELELRAGEAARIFHIGTGQTVNTDVTAAAWTEDAHLATHLRLPAGESAEESMPLIVWDIGLGAGAAAIAAILTYEMEADKGPVRPMHIVSLTNDLSPLRLALSHKRHFPYLRHGAADTLLHRNAWTSRYKTGLTWTLLQGPLDKTIPQAPSPPEATFHQVLPGMEIPIGTPER; from the coding sequence ATGTCCCCTTCCCGTCTCGATTTTCAATTAGAAGCCCAGGCCACCGGCTCGCGCGCACGTGCGGCCACCTTCCGCACACTGCATAGCACGGTGCGTACGCCCCTTTTTATGCCGGTAGGCACTCAAGCGACGGTGAAGGCGCAGCTGCCAGAGACGCTGCATGAATCCGGTTCGCAAATTTTGTTAGCCAACACCTATCACCTGCTTTTGAGGCCAGGGCCGGAGGTGTTTAAGCGGATGGGTGGCATCCATCAATTCATGCAGTGGCCCGGATCCGTGCTGACAGATTCTGGCGGCTACCAGATCTTTTCCCTGCCCCACTCCCGCTCTATGACGGAAGCTGGGGCAGTTTTCCAAAGTTACGTGGATGGCCAGCGCATCCTGCTGAGCCCGGAGCTGAGTATCCAGACACAGATGGCCATTGGCAGTGACATCATGATGGTGCTGGACCAGTGCATTCCCTCCACTGCCGATGAGGCTGCGGCACGTGCGGCCCTGCAAGTGACCCAGCGCTGGGCGGTTCGTAGTTTGGCGGCACGCGAAGACTCCCCCCAATCCATGTTCGCCATTGTGCAAGGGGCGCTGTATCCGCATCTGCGGCGTGAGAGTGCCGAAGGTCTGATGCAGCTGCCGTTTGACGGCTTTGCCATCGGTGGGCTAGCAGTGGGGGAGGAGAAAGCTGAGCGTGAGGATACCTGCGAGATGACGGCCTGCCTGCTGCCGCAGGACCGGCCCCGCTATCTGATGGGTGTGGGCACACCTCTGGACGTGCTGGAGGCGGTGCATCGCGGGGTGGACATGTTTGACTGCATCATCCCCACGCAGGTGGCTAAACGCGGATCGCTTTTCACCTCGCGCGGGATCGTTCAACTCCGCCGTTCGGTGTATAAATTTTCTGAAGAGAGGCTAGATCCCGACTGCACCTGCCCGGTGTGCGCCAAATATACTCGGGCTTATTTGCACCACCTGACGAAGACGCAGGAGCCGCTGGGCTGGCAGCTCATGGGGCAGCATAACATTCACTTTTATCACCAGCTCATGCGGGAGATCCGCCAGAGCATTTTGGAAGACCGTTTCCTGAAGCTGTATCACGAAAAAAGGCAGATTCTCCAGGTGGAAGATGTGGACCATCCCATTACCACCGTGAAGCCGCCCGTCATCAGCCCGGATCATGCCCAAAGGATGGGAGACTATGAGTTGGAACTGCGCGCCGGTGAAGCCGCACGGATATTTCACATCGGTACGGGCCAGACGGTGAATACGGATGTGACGGCAGCGGCCTGGACGGAGGATGCCCACCTGGCCACCCACCTGCGGTTGCCAGCAGGTGAAAGTGCAGAAGAGTCCATGCCGCTGATCGTCTGGGATATCGGCCTTGGAGCGGGTGCGGCGGCGATTGCGGCCATTTTGACTTACGAGATGGAGGCGGACAAGGGGCCGGTCAGGCCAATGCACATCGTCAGCCTAACCAATGATCTTTCACCCCTGCGGCTGGCACTTAGCCACAAGAGGCATTTCCCCTATCTGCGTCATGGCGCGGCGGACACACTTTTGCATCGCAATGCATGGACCTCACGCTACAAGACGGGACTGACCTGGACCCTCCTGCAAGGGCCTCTGGATAAAACCATCCCTCAGGCTCCATCTCCCCCGGAAGCGACATTCCACCAGGTGCTGCCAGGGATGGAGATTCCCATTGGAACACCTGAGAGATAG
- a CDS encoding nucleoside monophosphate kinase codes for MPPVPTETPALKPTAPADLEIKDAQLIFNQVWKKLEEDYGRENLRFPKELILLGGAPGAGKGTNTNFIRKLRGITAEPIVVSALLDSPEAQKLKSQGGMVGDREVVGILIRKLLEPEQQNGAILDGFPRTKVQVECLKLLFDEMMRLRMDFSETPEAFHFKQPIFHIMVLFVDEAESIARQLKRGQEVLAHNEEVRRSGLGELWEERATDFDTNLARNRYKVFKEKTYDALVSLKEIFHYHFINAQAPLELVQENIVRELEYQSSLELDPRTFDLLRKLPLASEIVRHARQDLVRRLDGYKVEKPEIMQAVVNFIEEKMMPIIVRHAISGRADINSEDKLFHDPQALAILIDIFSERGFQATVDLHHIEIPEKFDLQTGIIQCRKKKVFRFGIRFKGSEIRRG; via the coding sequence ATGCCGCCTGTGCCTACAGAAACCCCCGCCCTCAAACCGACCGCTCCGGCGGATTTGGAAATTAAGGATGCGCAGCTTATCTTTAACCAGGTATGGAAGAAGCTGGAGGAAGACTATGGGCGTGAGAACCTGCGGTTTCCGAAGGAGCTGATCCTGCTGGGCGGCGCACCGGGTGCGGGGAAAGGGACGAATACCAATTTCATCCGCAAGCTGCGTGGCATCACCGCAGAACCCATCGTGGTGAGTGCGCTGCTGGACAGTCCAGAGGCGCAGAAATTGAAGTCCCAAGGGGGCATGGTGGGTGACCGTGAAGTGGTGGGCATCTTGATCCGCAAGCTGCTGGAACCGGAGCAGCAGAATGGGGCGATCCTGGATGGCTTTCCCCGCACCAAAGTACAGGTGGAGTGCCTGAAGCTGCTCTTTGATGAGATGATGCGGCTGCGAATGGACTTTTCCGAAACACCGGAGGCGTTTCATTTCAAACAGCCGATCTTCCATATCATGGTACTGTTTGTGGATGAGGCGGAGAGTATCGCCCGGCAGTTGAAACGTGGCCAAGAAGTGCTGGCACACAATGAGGAGGTGCGGCGCTCCGGCCTGGGGGAACTGTGGGAGGAAAGAGCCACGGACTTTGATACGAACCTGGCCAGAAACCGCTATAAGGTCTTCAAGGAGAAGACTTATGATGCACTGGTCTCGCTGAAAGAGATCTTTCATTATCACTTCATCAATGCCCAGGCACCGCTGGAACTGGTGCAGGAAAACATCGTCCGTGAGCTGGAATACCAAAGCTCGCTGGAACTGGATCCAAGGACATTTGATCTTCTACGCAAGCTGCCACTGGCCAGCGAGATCGTCCGCCATGCGCGGCAGGACCTGGTGCGCAGGCTGGATGGCTATAAGGTTGAGAAGCCTGAAATAATGCAGGCCGTGGTGAATTTCATCGAGGAAAAGATGATGCCGATCATTGTACGTCATGCCATTTCGGGCCGGGCGGACATCAACTCCGAGGACAAACTGTTTCACGATCCGCAGGCGCTGGCCATCTTGATTGACATCTTTTCCGAGCGCGGTTTTCAGGCGACGGTGGACCTCCATCACATTGAGATTCCTGAGAAATTTGACCTGCAAACAGGGATAATCCAGTGCCGGAAAAAGAAGGTCTTCCGTTTTGGCATCCGGTTCAAGGGGTCGGAGATCCGGCGCGGTTAA
- a CDS encoding phosphatase PAP2 family protein, with protein MLARSFELFLNQVRSWRKEPLIPAALLIIACGLFAFIEIAEEVQEKESHSYDEMILLAMREPGNTADPLGPPWMEEMGRDLTALGGFTILTGLTAASMGLMLLFGRVRLSLLTLLAIMGGMQASAWLKSMFDRPRPDLVPHGVLVTSASFPSGHAMMAAVVYLTLGVMLARTQTSRKVRLYIVSLSVFIALLVGCSRVYLGVHWPTDVLAGWMLGGAWAVTFGLIALKVDPRRPGDEGSADEDADTLKEIE; from the coding sequence ATGCTTGCGCGTTCCTTCGAACTTTTTTTAAATCAGGTGCGGTCTTGGCGAAAGGAGCCGCTCATCCCTGCGGCCCTTTTAATCATTGCCTGTGGACTGTTTGCCTTCATCGAAATCGCGGAAGAGGTGCAGGAAAAGGAGTCACACAGCTACGATGAAATGATCCTGCTGGCGATGCGGGAGCCTGGAAATACAGCGGATCCGTTGGGTCCCCCTTGGATGGAAGAGATGGGCCGGGATCTCACGGCCCTGGGCGGATTCACGATCCTGACCGGTCTGACGGCTGCCTCCATGGGCCTGATGCTGCTGTTTGGCCGTGTGCGGCTTTCACTGCTCACGCTGTTGGCCATCATGGGCGGCATGCAGGCCTCGGCCTGGTTGAAAAGCATGTTTGACCGTCCGCGCCCGGACCTGGTACCGCATGGGGTGCTGGTGACCAGCGCGAGTTTTCCCAGCGGCCATGCCATGATGGCGGCAGTCGTCTATCTGACTCTGGGCGTCATGCTCGCCCGCACCCAGACCAGTCGGAAAGTCCGGCTCTACATCGTATCTTTGTCGGTATTCATCGCCCTTTTGGTCGGCTGCAGCCGGGTGTATCTGGGCGTCCACTGGCCCACGGATGTATTGGCTGGCTGGATGCTAGGCGGAGCCTGGGCCGTGACCTTTGGCCTCATTGCCCTCAAGGTGGACCCCCGCCGCCCTGGCGATGAAGGTAGCGCCGATGAGGATGCGGATACGCTGAAGGAGATCGAGTGA
- a CDS encoding cysteine peptidase family C39 domain-containing protein, translating into MNPNWFGIVCTVVVFLAFFVSYVLAGRLSEGTRAVWTGLLVLLALPGASFAGYYAHLVDVPAWYYEFRSWQRIESALILIGVAGGFLASFFSAIPRILVLLIVSALVSVPFVKPFLGPLPEGSLQDQWQGDICLQSTYSTCGAASAATILRHHGITVSESALAREAYSYQGGTEVWYLARALRKRNLEATMHVTTDLPHRFQAHSLPAIVGVRFGHTGHFIAVLSRNDEQFHIGDPLRGSEVLELGELEQRYKFTGFWMEVHSSHPMR; encoded by the coding sequence ATGAATCCCAACTGGTTCGGTATCGTATGCACAGTGGTAGTATTTTTGGCTTTTTTTGTGAGCTATGTTTTGGCCGGAAGGCTGTCTGAAGGTACTAGGGCTGTGTGGACAGGACTCCTTGTTCTTCTAGCCCTTCCTGGAGCGAGCTTTGCGGGGTATTATGCCCATCTGGTAGATGTGCCCGCATGGTACTATGAATTCCGTTCTTGGCAGAGGATAGAATCGGCTTTGATCTTGATCGGAGTGGCGGGTGGATTCTTGGCGAGCTTCTTTAGTGCGATTCCCCGAATACTGGTGCTACTTATCGTCTCCGCATTGGTGAGCGTTCCCTTTGTGAAGCCCTTTCTCGGTCCATTACCTGAAGGCTCTTTACAAGACCAGTGGCAGGGAGACATTTGTCTGCAAAGCACCTATTCCACCTGTGGAGCCGCATCAGCCGCAACCATTTTGAGACATCATGGAATCACCGTCAGTGAATCGGCATTAGCACGCGAAGCCTACTCCTACCAGGGAGGAACAGAGGTCTGGTATCTGGCAAGGGCACTCCGAAAAAGGAATCTCGAAGCCACGATGCATGTCACCACTGACCTTCCTCACCGATTTCAGGCCCACTCTCTCCCGGCCATTGTTGGAGTGCGGTTTGGCCATACAGGCCATTTTATCGCCGTGCTTTCCCGTAATGACGAACAGTTTCACATCGGTGATCCGTTGCGTGGAAGCGAGGTGCTGGAGCTTGGAGAGTTAGAGCAACGATATAAATTCACAGGATTTTGGATGGAGGTTCATTCAAGTCATCCCATGCGTTAG
- a CDS encoding peroxiredoxin family protein, giving the protein MPRFLIFFLLSLVTVLNAQSDLTRSPVHLQIRTVIDEYETNVRANTQKIIAATTEEERARYRSTVPSAAPYATRVLAIIEASPEDPGGITGIVWLITQAAAFPESQKAFDLLSTTFAASAGIAPAVKSLEFQPLEKVESILETIRQKNPHAEEKAAALYALGMHYFRRFDAGLSPTEEEAAKTRSMDCFQEIISAHGDVKIQGFPIAEQAGRMLFEMANLSAGSPAPEIEGQDLDGQTFKLSDHRGQYVVLIFWGGWCHACHGVLPVVNQFVTDMKTGGKPVTVLGINTDIPTEARKAYADYQVNFRNWSDGTTSGPITTLFNLRNFPTLYLIGPDGKILLKQTSIEAVRESLKGL; this is encoded by the coding sequence ATGCCCCGCTTTCTTATCTTCTTCCTGTTGAGCCTCGTCACCGTGCTGAACGCGCAGAGCGACCTGACTCGCAGTCCGGTTCACCTCCAGATCCGCACGGTGATCGACGAATACGAAACCAATGTCCGCGCCAATACCCAAAAGATCATTGCAGCGACCACCGAGGAGGAGCGGGCCCGCTATCGCTCCACCGTACCGAGTGCTGCGCCGTATGCCACGCGCGTCCTGGCTATCATTGAGGCCAGTCCAGAAGATCCTGGCGGTATCACGGGCATCGTCTGGCTCATCACCCAGGCCGCCGCTTTCCCGGAATCCCAAAAGGCATTCGATCTCCTCTCCACCACGTTTGCTGCCAGTGCAGGCATTGCCCCGGCTGTGAAATCCCTGGAATTTCAGCCTCTGGAAAAGGTCGAATCTATCCTGGAAACCATCCGCCAGAAGAATCCCCATGCGGAGGAGAAAGCCGCCGCCCTTTATGCTCTGGGCATGCATTACTTCCGCCGCTTCGATGCAGGTCTGAGTCCAACGGAGGAGGAAGCAGCCAAAACGCGCTCCATGGATTGTTTCCAGGAAATCATCTCCGCTCATGGCGATGTGAAAATCCAAGGTTTCCCCATCGCCGAGCAGGCAGGCCGCATGCTATTTGAAATGGCCAACCTATCCGCAGGAAGTCCGGCCCCGGAGATCGAAGGGCAGGACCTGGATGGACAGACCTTCAAACTCAGTGACCACCGTGGCCAGTACGTAGTCCTCATCTTCTGGGGCGGCTGGTGCCATGCCTGCCATGGGGTGCTGCCAGTGGTGAACCAGTTTGTCACCGACATGAAGACCGGGGGAAAACCGGTGACGGTCCTGGGCATCAACACCGACATTCCCACGGAAGCGCGCAAAGCCTATGCGGACTATCAGGTCAATTTTCGCAACTGGTCCGACGGCACCACATCGGGTCCCATCACCACCCTCTTTAACCTGCGTAACTTTCCCACCCTGTATTTGATTGGCCCGGATGGGAAAATCCTGCTCAAGCAGACCAGCATTGAGGCGGTGAGGGAAAGCTTGAAGGGACTGTAG
- the mnmA gene encoding tRNA 2-thiouridine(34) synthase MnmA, with product MKILAAMSGGVDSSVATALLAREGHEVVGAYMKNWINEENIIGHCPWEEDIVDARAVADQLGIEFHVVNLMKEYRERVVKYLLEGYQDGITPNPDVMCNREMKFGVLWDWAKERGFDAIATGHYARKGSDGLSILRGADPNKDQTYFLAMMQPEQVRIAQFPIGHLLKPELREQARQLGLKTAEKKDSQGICFIGEVKMEDFLRTFVADKPGPIVNLEGKVLGEHKGLHLYTLGQRKGIGVASNLYKQAYVVVAKRHEANELVIAIERPDTPLLWARKCTLTGVSTTGSPLDAERTLQAQPRYRCPAGDAVYTPVGENRAELVYTQPQRALTPGQICALYDGDQLLGGAVFERIEYEG from the coding sequence ATGAAGATTTTGGCCGCTATGTCAGGGGGAGTGGACAGCAGTGTTGCGACGGCGCTGCTGGCCCGGGAGGGGCATGAAGTCGTGGGGGCTTACATGAAGAACTGGATCAATGAGGAAAACATCATTGGCCACTGCCCCTGGGAGGAAGACATTGTGGATGCCCGCGCAGTGGCGGACCAGTTGGGCATCGAATTTCATGTGGTGAACCTGATGAAGGAATACCGGGAGCGGGTGGTGAAATATCTGCTGGAAGGATACCAGGACGGCATCACCCCGAACCCTGACGTGATGTGCAATCGGGAGATGAAGTTCGGCGTCCTTTGGGATTGGGCTAAGGAACGCGGGTTCGATGCCATCGCCACGGGTCACTATGCGCGCAAGGGGAGTGATGGGCTATCCATCCTGCGTGGAGCCGATCCTAACAAAGACCAGACCTACTTCCTGGCGATGATGCAGCCTGAGCAGGTACGCATCGCCCAGTTTCCCATCGGCCATCTGTTGAAGCCAGAGCTACGGGAGCAGGCGCGGCAGTTGGGATTGAAGACGGCAGAAAAGAAGGATAGCCAGGGCATCTGTTTCATCGGCGAGGTCAAAATGGAAGACTTTTTGCGCACTTTTGTCGCGGATAAACCCGGGCCAATTGTGAATCTGGAAGGCAAAGTCCTGGGGGAGCATAAGGGCCTGCATCTTTATACCCTGGGGCAGCGGAAGGGCATCGGTGTGGCCAGCAATCTATACAAGCAGGCCTATGTAGTGGTGGCAAAGCGGCATGAGGCCAATGAACTCGTCATCGCCATTGAGCGACCGGATACCCCCCTGCTATGGGCCAGGAAATGTACCCTCACCGGGGTATCCACCACCGGCTCCCCTCTGGATGCAGAGCGGACTCTCCAGGCACAGCCACGGTATCGCTGCCCGGCAGGGGATGCGGTCTATACGCCAGTGGGAGAAAACCGCGCCGAACTGGTCTATACGCAGCCGCAGCGGGCGCTCACCCCCGGGCAGATTTGTGCACTCTATGATGGCGACCAATTACTGGGCGGAGCCGTCTTTGAACGCATCGAATACGAAGGCTAA
- a CDS encoding excinuclease ABC subunit UvrA, with the protein MAQDFIRVRGARQHNLKNVDVDIPRHKLVVLTGVSGSGKSSLAFDTLYAEGQRRYVQSLSAYARQFLDQLEKPDVDFIEGLSPAVAIEQVHSAPNPRSTIATVTEIYDYLRVLYAIAGQPHDPETGERLIKNTPAEIGERLLSLGEGTRVVVLSPQPPADGAALRALFEKLRRQGFVRVRLDGEIVELEEELKPSLREEHRVEIVVDRLVIREGVKARLMESIEAALRWNESEVQFLVSGAAEAKPDLLSFTTAYANPRTGYVIEKLTPQHFSFNTHLGACPTCEGVGTLMAPDPGLLVPDGEVSIQDGAVKTWWSRNPKLKLIHQRGVEALAKHFGVAVDAPFRGLPQGFKEALFHGTGDKAIPTGWATGANKRSLAKPYEGLLNEARRLYENAESDTLRAQLTRYMNPLPCPACEGKRLRKESLAVVLASEIGAREEISAQCAVISAQTSEPKKARGKTRTKDNAPPIPPLSTEHGALSTPVSISPSLLNIHYLCSLPIRDALIWVRNLSLTEHQRSYVEELQKEILKRLDFLEQVGLGYLALNRESGTLSGGEMQRIRLATQIGAGLAGVLYVLDEPSIGLHPADTERLIGTLLRLRDLGNTVLVVEHDEAMMRAADHVIEMGPAAGVHGGQLIAQGTPEEVMAMKESLTGAYLSEQLRITPPSGRVAPIGKPPSAATVSAAAMERSAQSQPGKKRTVLGEHFALRAEHPLPTWLTIHDAIEHNLKHVTASFPVGCLTAVTGPSGSGKSTLINRILMRALQRHFYHAKDEPGRHGSISGIEAFDKVVVIDQSPIGRSPRSNPATYTAAFGPIRELYSNLPLARVRGYEAGRFSFNVAGGRCEKCQGDGQIKIDMHFLADVYVTCDHCHGKRYNAETLEITFKGRNIAEVLEMTVSEASRFFGKASAIAEKLRTLEECGLGYVRLGQAGNTLSGGEAQRIKLSAELARKATGNTLYVLDEPTTGLHFADIQTLLQVLFRLRDAGNTVIVIEHHLDVIRCADWVVDLGPGGGNEGGHIVAEGTPEEVAKVTSSATGRFLNPA; encoded by the coding sequence ATGGCGCAGGACTTTATCCGGGTGCGTGGGGCCCGGCAGCATAATTTGAAAAATGTGGACGTGGACATTCCCCGTCACAAGCTGGTCGTGCTCACGGGGGTGAGTGGCAGCGGGAAGTCATCGTTGGCGTTTGATACCCTGTATGCCGAAGGACAGCGGAGGTATGTGCAGAGCCTTTCGGCCTATGCGCGGCAGTTTTTGGATCAACTGGAAAAGCCGGATGTGGATTTCATCGAAGGCCTTTCTCCAGCGGTGGCGATCGAGCAGGTGCACAGTGCACCAAACCCGCGCAGCACCATCGCTACGGTGACGGAAATCTATGATTACCTGCGTGTACTCTATGCCATCGCCGGACAGCCGCATGACCCGGAAACGGGGGAGAGGCTGATCAAAAACACGCCGGCGGAGATCGGGGAGCGGCTGCTTTCTCTGGGAGAAGGAACGCGCGTGGTGGTTCTGTCTCCACAGCCCCCGGCGGATGGAGCGGCCCTAAGGGCACTATTCGAAAAACTGCGCCGTCAGGGGTTTGTGAGGGTGCGGCTGGATGGAGAGATCGTGGAACTGGAGGAGGAGCTGAAGCCAAGCCTGAGGGAGGAACATCGGGTAGAGATCGTGGTGGACCGGCTGGTGATCCGAGAAGGAGTGAAAGCGCGGCTGATGGAATCCATCGAGGCAGCGTTGCGGTGGAATGAGAGCGAAGTACAGTTTTTAGTGAGCGGTGCCGCTGAGGCAAAACCGGACCTGCTGAGTTTCACCACGGCCTATGCAAATCCACGCACCGGCTATGTGATCGAAAAACTGACGCCTCAGCATTTTTCATTCAACACGCACCTGGGAGCCTGCCCGACCTGTGAAGGCGTGGGCACCCTGATGGCACCCGATCCAGGGCTGCTGGTTCCGGATGGAGAAGTGTCCATCCAAGATGGTGCGGTGAAAACTTGGTGGTCTCGCAATCCGAAACTGAAGCTGATCCATCAACGCGGAGTGGAGGCTTTAGCGAAGCATTTTGGGGTGGCGGTGGATGCTCCATTCCGAGGATTGCCGCAGGGATTTAAAGAGGCTCTTTTCCATGGCACCGGGGACAAGGCCATCCCGACAGGCTGGGCTACCGGAGCGAATAAACGCAGCCTGGCGAAACCTTATGAGGGCCTTTTGAATGAGGCGCGGCGACTTTATGAAAATGCTGAAAGTGACACCCTGCGGGCACAATTGACCCGCTATATGAATCCCCTGCCCTGCCCGGCCTGTGAGGGGAAAAGACTGCGGAAAGAGAGCCTGGCGGTGGTGCTGGCGTCGGAGATTGGGGCGAGAGAAGAAATTAGTGCTCAGTGCGCAGTGATCAGTGCTCAGACTTCGGAACCGAAAAAGGCCAGGGGGAAAACAAGGACCAAGGACAATGCCCCGCCCATTCCCCCACTGAGCACTGAACACGGAGCACTGAGCACTCCCGTCTCTATTTCCCCCTCATTATTAAACATCCATTATCTCTGCTCGCTTCCCATCCGGGATGCTCTCATCTGGGTGAGGAATCTCAGCCTCACGGAGCATCAGCGTAGCTATGTGGAGGAATTGCAGAAGGAGATTTTAAAGAGGCTGGATTTCCTGGAGCAGGTGGGGCTGGGGTATCTGGCGCTGAACCGGGAGAGTGGTACCCTTTCCGGTGGGGAGATGCAGCGTATCCGCTTGGCGACACAGATCGGTGCGGGGCTGGCGGGTGTCCTCTATGTGCTGGATGAGCCAAGCATCGGCCTGCACCCGGCGGATACGGAAAGGCTCATCGGCACGCTGCTGCGCCTGCGGGATTTGGGAAACACGGTGCTGGTGGTGGAACATGATGAGGCAATGATGCGGGCGGCGGATCATGTGATCGAGATGGGGCCTGCGGCAGGCGTCCATGGAGGGCAGTTGATCGCCCAGGGCACCCCCGAAGAGGTAATGGCGATGAAGGAGAGTCTGACGGGGGCTTATTTGAGCGAGCAGCTCCGCATTACACCGCCCTCAGGACGGGTGGCTCCTATCGGCAAACCGCCTTCGGCTGCGACCGTGAGCGCAGCCGCCATGGAGCGCAGCGCCCAGTCTCAGCCGGGGAAAAAGAGAACGGTACTGGGAGAGCACTTCGCCCTGCGGGCGGAGCATCCGCTGCCTACCTGGCTGACGATCCACGATGCTATTGAGCATAACCTCAAGCATGTCACCGCCTCGTTTCCAGTGGGGTGTCTGACTGCGGTGACGGGACCTTCCGGCAGTGGCAAGTCCACCTTGATCAACCGTATCCTGATGCGGGCGCTGCAGCGGCATTTTTATCATGCAAAGGATGAGCCGGGCAGGCATGGCAGCATTTCAGGAATCGAAGCCTTTGACAAGGTGGTGGTGATCGATCAATCACCCATTGGACGGAGTCCGCGCAGCAATCCTGCGACTTATACGGCTGCGTTTGGGCCGATCCGTGAGCTTTATTCCAACCTGCCGCTGGCACGTGTACGCGGTTATGAGGCAGGTCGTTTCAGCTTCAATGTGGCCGGTGGGCGCTGCGAAAAATGCCAGGGGGATGGCCAGATCAAAATCGACATGCACTTCCTGGCGGATGTCTATGTGACCTGCGACCACTGCCATGGAAAGCGCTACAATGCGGAGACGCTGGAGATCACCTTCAAGGGACGAAACATCGCCGAGGTTCTGGAGATGACGGTGAGTGAGGCCTCACGCTTTTTTGGCAAGGCGAGTGCGATTGCTGAAAAGCTGCGCACGCTGGAGGAATGCGGCCTGGGATATGTGCGGCTGGGCCAGGCGGGGAATACCCTTTCCGGTGGGGAGGCGCAGCGGATCAAACTTTCCGCAGAACTGGCGCGCAAGGCTACGGGGAATACGCTTTATGTTTTAGATGAGCCGACGACGGGCCTGCACTTTGCGGATATCCAAACGCTATTGCAGGTGCTTTTCCGCCTGCGCGATGCAGGGAATACGGTCATCGTAATCGAGCATCATCTGGATGTGATCCGCTGTGCGGACTGGGTGGTGGACCTGGGGCCGGGCGGGGGCAATGAAGGAGGGCATATCGTGGCCGAAGGTACACCGGAGGAGGTGGCTAAAGTGACGTCCAGCGCGACAGGACGGTTTCTGAATCCCGCCTGA